Proteins found in one Amycolatopsis aidingensis genomic segment:
- the mscL gene encoding large-conductance mechanosensitive channel protein MscL gives MFKGFKDFIMRGNVIDLAVAVVIGTAFTAIVTAFTEGLIKPLINALGDSGAGQGLGFRILEDNESTFMDFGSVLNAAINFLLIAAVVYFVIVLPVQKLQARRKRGEEPGPAAPTDTELLAEIRDLLREQQRRG, from the coding sequence GTGTTCAAGGGCTTCAAAGACTTCATCATGCGCGGCAACGTGATCGACCTCGCGGTCGCGGTGGTCATCGGTACCGCGTTCACCGCGATCGTCACGGCGTTCACCGAAGGCCTGATCAAACCGCTGATCAACGCGCTGGGCGACTCCGGGGCCGGGCAGGGGCTCGGCTTCCGGATCCTGGAGGACAACGAGTCCACCTTCATGGACTTCGGGAGCGTGCTGAACGCGGCGATCAACTTCCTGCTCATCGCCGCGGTGGTGTACTTCGTGATCGTGTTGCCGGTGCAGAAGCTACAGGCCCGGCGCAAGCGCGGGGAGGAGCCCGGGCCTGCGGCGCCCACGGACACGGAACTGCTGGCCGAGATCCGGGATCTGCTCCGCGAGCAGCAACGACGGGGCTGA
- a CDS encoding MogA/MoaB family molybdenum cofactor biosynthesis protein, producing the protein MERSAQRLGRALVVIVDDRAAHGENADTAGPLVTELLEEAGFIVDGTVVVHAETVAIRNALNTAVIGGADLVITVGGTGVSPRDVTPDATSGVLDRPIPGIGEALRSSGLAAGAVDAGISRGLVGVSGSTLVVNLAGSRAAVRDGMATLSGLVPYVIGELSGLEEAQA; encoded by the coding sequence ATGGAACGGAGTGCACAGCGGCTCGGCCGCGCCCTCGTGGTGATCGTCGACGACCGTGCCGCTCATGGCGAGAATGCGGACACCGCCGGTCCGCTCGTCACCGAGTTGCTGGAAGAGGCTGGGTTCATCGTCGACGGCACCGTCGTCGTGCATGCGGAGACGGTGGCGATTCGCAACGCGCTCAACACCGCCGTGATCGGCGGCGCGGACCTGGTGATCACCGTCGGCGGAACCGGGGTGTCACCGCGGGACGTCACCCCGGACGCCACTTCGGGCGTGCTGGATCGCCCCATCCCGGGGATCGGCGAGGCGCTGCGCTCGTCCGGCCTCGCCGCCGGGGCGGTGGACGCGGGAATCTCCCGTGGCCTGGTCGGGGTCTCCGGCAGCACCCTGGTCGTGAACCTGGCAGGTTCCCGCGCCGCGGTGCGGGACGGGATGGCGACCCTTTCCGGCCTGGTGCCGTACGTGATCGGCGAGCTGTCCGGGTTGGAGGAGGCGCAGGCCTAG
- a CDS encoding 5-formyltetrahydrofolate cyclo-ligase, producing the protein MHGCGNERPGKAEWRKWLTARRAEVSVQQRVSEASALATAVAEITAEVACCYLPFGTEPGSLALLDMLRERGTRVLLPVVPREPGPLDWAEYTGTSSLVNGRFRGLLEPSGTRLGPAALGTASLVLVPALAVDHSGVRLGRGAGYYDRSLGFAAPEAQLVAVVRDAELVEQLPAEEHDIRMAAALTPGRGIVRLPYPDPV; encoded by the coding sequence GTGCACGGTTGCGGCAATGAGCGCCCCGGCAAGGCCGAGTGGCGCAAATGGTTGACGGCCCGGCGGGCGGAGGTCTCCGTCCAGCAGCGGGTCAGTGAGGCGAGCGCACTGGCCACGGCGGTGGCGGAGATCACGGCGGAGGTGGCCTGCTGTTACCTCCCGTTCGGGACCGAACCCGGTTCACTCGCGTTGCTCGACATGCTGCGCGAGCGCGGGACCAGGGTGCTGCTCCCGGTGGTGCCCAGGGAGCCTGGACCGCTGGACTGGGCCGAGTACACCGGGACATCCAGCCTGGTCAACGGCAGGTTCCGCGGGCTACTGGAACCCTCGGGCACGCGGCTGGGTCCGGCCGCCCTCGGCACGGCCTCCCTGGTGCTGGTGCCCGCGCTGGCGGTGGACCACTCCGGGGTGCGGCTGGGCAGGGGCGCGGGCTACTACGACCGCTCGCTCGGTTTCGCCGCGCCGGAGGCCCAGCTGGTGGCCGTGGTCCGGGACGCCGAGCTGGTCGAGCAGCTGCCCGCGGAGGAGCACGACATCCGGATGGCCGCCGCACTTACCCCCGGACGGGGGATAGTCCGGCTGCCTTACCCCGATCCGGTGTGA
- a CDS encoding GNAT family N-acetyltransferase, whose protein sequence is MSTPGHPTQYAVEPRHPGWPARPGPLRVAGGELALRPVRLRDGAEWSRIRLRDRTYLENWEPTSAGTWQERNGLSAWLPQWWALRGLARRGHCLPFAITLDGRLAGQLTLGNVIRSSLRSAWIGYWVSAELAGKGLATGAVALAVDHAFGEAGLHRIEATVRPENTASLRVLDKVGFRKEGLFQRYLDVAGDWRDHLCFALTAEETGEGLVRRIIAAGLAEHAG, encoded by the coding sequence ATGTCCACGCCTGGGCATCCCACGCAGTACGCGGTCGAACCGCGCCATCCGGGCTGGCCGGCGAGGCCGGGCCCGCTGCGGGTAGCGGGAGGGGAGCTCGCGCTGCGGCCGGTGCGGCTGCGGGACGGTGCGGAGTGGAGCCGTATCCGGCTGCGGGACCGGACCTACCTGGAGAACTGGGAGCCGACCTCCGCCGGGACCTGGCAGGAGCGCAACGGGCTGTCGGCATGGTTGCCGCAGTGGTGGGCGCTGCGTGGGCTGGCCAGGCGGGGGCACTGCCTGCCGTTCGCGATCACCCTGGACGGGCGGCTCGCCGGGCAGCTCACCCTGGGCAACGTGATCAGGTCCTCGCTGCGCTCGGCGTGGATCGGCTACTGGGTGTCGGCGGAGCTGGCCGGGAAGGGACTGGCGACCGGCGCCGTGGCGCTGGCCGTCGACCACGCGTTCGGTGAGGCGGGATTGCACCGGATCGAGGCAACCGTGCGGCCGGAGAACACCGCGAGCCTGCGGGTGCTGGACAAGGTGGGCTTCCGGAAGGAAGGGCTGTTCCAGCGCTACCTGGATGTCGCCGGGGACTGGCGTGACCACCTGTGTTTCGCGCTGACCGCGGAGGAGACCGGCGAGGGGCTGGTGCGCCGGATCATCGCCGCTGGGCTGGCCGAGCACGCCGGCTAG
- a CDS encoding UTP--glucose-1-phosphate uridylyltransferase, with protein sequence MTGAETDQTFRTAIVPAAGLGTRFLPATKAVPKELLPVVDTPGIELVAGEAADSGAKRLVIVTSPGKEAVVNYFRGSPELEETLERKGKTALLEKVRRGPGLLDVEVAIQHEALGLGHAVAQAEPNLDPEDGCVAVLLPDDLVLPTGVLSRMAEVRAAHGGSVLCAFDVPREQISAYGVFDVADTADDDVKRVHGMVEKPAPDQAPSTFAAAGRYLLDRAVFDALGRITPGSGGELQLTDAVALLIEEGHPVHVVVHRGGRHDLGNPGGFLRAAVDFALEDPEYGPSLRTWLTERIGTLRS encoded by the coding sequence ATGACGGGCGCCGAAACAGACCAGACGTTCCGAACCGCGATCGTGCCGGCCGCAGGCCTTGGTACCAGGTTTCTGCCGGCCACCAAGGCCGTGCCCAAGGAGCTGCTTCCCGTGGTGGACACCCCGGGGATCGAGCTGGTGGCAGGCGAGGCCGCGGACTCCGGCGCGAAACGCCTGGTGATCGTGACCTCCCCTGGCAAGGAGGCGGTGGTCAACTACTTCCGTGGCTCCCCCGAGCTGGAGGAGACCCTGGAGCGCAAGGGCAAGACCGCACTGCTGGAGAAGGTGCGCAGGGGGCCGGGGCTGCTGGACGTCGAGGTGGCGATCCAGCACGAGGCGCTCGGGCTCGGGCACGCCGTGGCGCAGGCCGAACCCAACCTCGACCCCGAGGACGGCTGCGTGGCGGTGCTGCTGCCGGACGACCTGGTACTGCCGACCGGGGTGCTCAGCCGGATGGCCGAGGTGCGCGCCGCGCATGGTGGCAGCGTGCTGTGCGCCTTCGACGTGCCTCGCGAGCAGATCTCCGCCTACGGGGTGTTCGACGTCGCCGACACCGCGGATGACGACGTCAAGCGCGTGCACGGGATGGTGGAGAAGCCGGCTCCGGACCAGGCACCATCCACCTTCGCCGCGGCGGGCAGGTACCTGCTGGACCGGGCGGTCTTCGACGCGCTCGGCCGGATCACCCCCGGCTCGGGCGGTGAGCTGCAGCTGACCGACGCCGTCGCGCTGCTGATCGAGGAGGGGCATCCGGTGCACGTCGTGGTCCACCGGGGCGGCAGACACGACCTCGGCAACCCTGGCGGGTTCCTTCGTGCTGCGGTGGACTTCGCGCTCGAGGATCCTGAGTACGGGCCATCCTTGCGTACCTGGCTGACAGAACGAATCGGAACACTACGCTCATGA
- the sepX gene encoding divisome protein SepX/GlpR, which produces MPSSLIIVALAAAWLVVLVPMIARKRQEIARTNDSALAARVVRSGRGNGAFVSRREEFALSENAQSERDTPVEDEDTPGVAHYDAGDVDDPADLDEDFEDGFDADLDDDLEDLPDEEPMAPEEPARQRATGGSDRAAGAGRQYRPGRGGFDPEAAEIAARAKYAYRQRVVVALLLVAVVTGVLAGFLLPVLWWLHGAVDLVLVGYLVYLRRQVRIEEEIRQRRMARLNASGHAARPEPREAPASAPARPTPPRRDIPGVERKPMPTARTRQNAVVVDPDDEDPAFHELDEPGSVPFRRAAGE; this is translated from the coding sequence ATGCCGAGCTCGTTGATCATTGTCGCGCTGGCCGCGGCATGGCTCGTCGTTCTTGTTCCGATGATCGCGCGCAAGCGCCAGGAAATCGCACGGACCAATGATTCCGCATTGGCGGCCAGAGTCGTGCGCAGCGGGAGGGGGAACGGCGCGTTCGTCAGTCGCCGGGAGGAGTTCGCCTTGTCCGAAAACGCGCAGTCAGAAAGGGACACGCCGGTCGAGGACGAGGACACCCCGGGCGTGGCGCACTACGATGCCGGGGACGTCGACGACCCGGCCGACCTCGACGAGGACTTCGAGGACGGCTTCGACGCCGATCTCGATGATGACCTCGAAGACCTCCCCGACGAGGAACCGATGGCACCCGAGGAGCCCGCGCGCCAGCGCGCTACCGGCGGGTCCGACCGGGCGGCCGGTGCGGGCCGGCAGTATCGCCCTGGCCGAGGCGGGTTCGATCCCGAGGCCGCCGAGATCGCCGCCCGCGCCAAGTACGCCTACCGGCAGCGCGTGGTGGTCGCCTTGTTGCTGGTGGCGGTGGTCACCGGTGTGCTCGCCGGATTCCTGCTGCCGGTGCTGTGGTGGTTGCACGGTGCCGTCGACCTCGTGCTGGTGGGGTACCTGGTCTACCTGCGCAGGCAGGTCCGGATCGAGGAGGAGATCCGGCAGCGGCGGATGGCCAGGCTCAACGCCTCCGGTCACGCCGCCCGCCCGGAGCCTCGGGAGGCGCCTGCCTCTGCCCCGGCCCGGCCCACGCCGCCGCGCAGGGACATCCCCGGTGTGGAGCGCAAGCCCATGCCGACCGCCCGCACCCGGCAGAACGCCGTCGTGGTGGACCCCGACGACGAGGACCCGGCCTTCCACGAGCTGGACGAGCCGGGCTCCGTCCCCTTCCGGCGGGCGGCAGGCGAGTAG
- a CDS encoding NAD-dependent epimerase/dehydratase family protein — protein sequence MRVLVTGGAGFIGSHIADLLAAEGHQPIVLDDLLPTAHGSAAAPAYLSAHRFVRGDVADPATLDGLLSEVDAVCHQAAVVGHGVDPTDAPSYALHNDYGTAVLLAGMYRAGVRKLVLASSMVIYGEGRYSCVEHGIVCPAPRGRSDADAGRFEPRCPGCGAELGWLLVPEDAPPAPRSTYAATKLAQENLAAAWARQTGGSVWALRYHNVYGPRMPQNTPYAGVASLFRSALRRGEAPGVLEDGGQRRDFVHVRDVARANLLALLAETEPGELMPVNVCSGEPRTVGELAAELASACGGPPPRILGGLRPADVRHIVADPARAEKLLGFTARTGFAEGIAAFATDPLRDPTQSTPEKP from the coding sequence GTGCGCGTTCTCGTCACCGGAGGAGCCGGGTTCATCGGCTCCCATATCGCCGACCTGCTGGCCGCCGAGGGCCACCAGCCGATCGTGCTGGACGACCTGCTCCCCACGGCACACGGCTCGGCCGCCGCACCGGCGTACCTCAGTGCGCACCGGTTCGTCCGGGGCGATGTCGCCGATCCGGCGACGCTGGACGGCCTGCTCTCCGAAGTGGACGCCGTCTGCCACCAGGCCGCGGTGGTCGGCCACGGCGTGGACCCGACCGACGCACCCTCCTACGCTCTGCACAACGACTACGGCACCGCCGTCCTGCTGGCCGGCATGTACCGGGCGGGAGTGCGCAAGCTGGTGCTCGCCTCCTCGATGGTGATCTACGGGGAGGGCCGGTACTCCTGCGTCGAGCACGGCATCGTCTGCCCCGCCCCGCGCGGGCGGTCCGATGCCGACGCCGGGCGCTTCGAGCCCCGCTGCCCCGGCTGCGGCGCCGAACTCGGCTGGCTGCTGGTTCCCGAGGACGCCCCGCCTGCCCCGCGCAGCACCTATGCCGCCACCAAGCTCGCCCAGGAGAACCTCGCGGCCGCCTGGGCCCGGCAGACCGGTGGCTCGGTGTGGGCGCTGCGCTACCACAACGTGTACGGACCCCGGATGCCGCAGAACACCCCGTACGCGGGGGTGGCCTCGCTGTTCCGCTCCGCCCTGCGCCGCGGGGAGGCCCCAGGGGTGCTGGAGGACGGCGGGCAACGGCGCGACTTCGTGCACGTCCGCGATGTCGCGCGGGCCAACCTGCTCGCCCTGCTGGCCGAGACCGAACCGGGTGAGCTGATGCCGGTGAACGTCTGCTCCGGCGAACCGCGTACCGTCGGTGAGCTGGCCGCCGAACTGGCGAGTGCCTGCGGCGGGCCACCGCCCCGGATACTCGGCGGCCTGCGGCCCGCGGACGTGCGGCATATCGTGGCCGACCCCGCGCGCGCCGAGAAGCTGCTGGGCTTCACCGCGCGCACCGGTTTCGCCGAGGGTATCGCCGCCTTCGCCACCGACCCGCTGCGCGACCCAACTCAGTCCACTCCCGAAAAGCCCTGA
- the glp gene encoding molybdotransferase-like divisome protein Glp, protein MTGPEPTYATEKPDATEPATEFRPVDRQLSLVLDAAVRPRPVRVAISEAQGLLCAEEVVAEDALPGFDQAAVDGYAVRSVDVRTAGEEPVQLPVVGEIPAGSRQPRRLQPGQAVRVATGAPLPTLADAVVPTAYSDGHQARVTVHQGVPSAGYVRRTGEDVQIGDVAVRQGDTIGSAQVGLLAAVGRSKVLVYPRPRVSVVSVGDELVDIDRTPSVGQVYDVNSYALAAAARDAGAEVSRVGIVPSDARKLRETVEGRLLMSEVVVVAGGAGGNAGEEVRATLSDLGRIDMTRVAMHPGSVQGFGRLGPDSVPTFLLPANPMSALVVFEVLIRPLIRLARGTRNPHRRVVGARLLSPITSAAGRKGFLRGQLLRDESNGEYLVQPLGTSGAHLLASLAEANCLITVEEELTEVAAGEQVNVTFLAQRA, encoded by the coding sequence ATGACCGGACCCGAGCCGACCTACGCCACTGAGAAACCGGACGCGACCGAGCCCGCGACCGAGTTCCGCCCGGTCGACCGGCAGCTCTCCCTCGTGCTCGACGCCGCGGTGCGCCCGCGGCCGGTGCGGGTGGCGATCTCGGAGGCTCAAGGGCTGCTGTGCGCCGAGGAGGTCGTGGCCGAGGACGCCCTGCCCGGCTTCGACCAGGCCGCGGTGGACGGCTACGCGGTGCGCAGCGTGGACGTGCGCACCGCTGGCGAGGAGCCGGTGCAGCTGCCGGTGGTCGGGGAGATCCCGGCCGGGTCCCGGCAGCCCCGGCGGCTGCAGCCGGGGCAGGCGGTGCGGGTCGCCACCGGTGCCCCGCTGCCCACCCTGGCCGATGCGGTGGTGCCTACCGCCTACTCCGACGGCCATCAGGCCCGGGTGACCGTGCACCAGGGGGTGCCATCGGCCGGGTACGTGCGCCGCACCGGGGAGGACGTGCAGATCGGCGACGTGGCGGTGCGGCAGGGCGACACCATCGGTTCCGCGCAGGTCGGGCTGCTCGCCGCGGTCGGGCGATCCAAGGTGCTGGTGTACCCGCGGCCCCGGGTGTCGGTGGTCTCCGTGGGCGACGAGCTGGTGGACATCGACCGCACGCCCTCGGTGGGCCAGGTGTACGACGTCAACTCCTACGCGCTGGCCGCGGCCGCGCGGGACGCGGGCGCCGAGGTCAGCAGGGTCGGCATCGTGCCGAGTGACGCGCGCAAGCTGCGCGAGACCGTCGAGGGCAGGCTGCTGATGTCCGAGGTCGTCGTGGTGGCGGGCGGCGCGGGCGGGAACGCGGGCGAGGAGGTCCGGGCCACCCTGTCCGACCTCGGCCGGATCGATATGACCCGGGTCGCCATGCATCCCGGTTCGGTGCAGGGCTTCGGCAGGCTCGGCCCGGACTCGGTGCCGACCTTCCTGCTGCCCGCGAACCCGATGAGCGCGCTGGTGGTGTTCGAGGTGCTGATCCGGCCGCTGATCCGGCTGGCGCGGGGCACCCGCAACCCGCATCGCAGGGTGGTCGGTGCCCGGCTGCTCTCCCCGATCACCTCGGCCGCAGGCCGCAAGGGCTTCCTGCGGGGGCAGTTGCTGCGGGACGAGTCCAACGGGGAGTACCTGGTGCAGCCGCTGGGGACCTCTGGCGCGCACCTGCTGGCCTCGCTTGCCGAGGCGAACTGCCTGATCACCGTGGAGGAGGAGCTTACGGAGGTGGCCGCGGGCGAGCAGGTGAACGTGACCTTCCTCGCGCAGCGCGCGTAA
- a CDS encoding RcpC/CpaB family pilus assembly protein, translating to MGGTSTISRLWDRASPARLRGLLSGRRALLLRRTLAISFLVAAGVLAVYPAAADRGTGDRRPTVVSARDLPSGGTLGAADLRVAQLPAALRPRGALSVPEAAAGRVLAGAARAGEPITDARLVDPAAATPGTSTVPVRLADAGVAELLHPGRRVDVVTVGPGEEGRRVLPRPATVLTVLATGDRSRDGPARSGEGPLVLLSVPVADATRLAAVSLAHPVAITLR from the coding sequence ATGGGCGGGACATCCACTATCAGCCGGCTGTGGGACAGAGCCTCGCCCGCGCGGCTGCGCGGGCTGCTCAGCGGCAGGCGAGCCCTGTTGCTGCGCCGCACGCTGGCCATCTCCTTCCTGGTCGCCGCCGGGGTGCTCGCGGTGTACCCGGCCGCCGCCGACCGCGGTACCGGGGACCGCAGGCCGACCGTGGTGTCGGCGCGCGACCTCCCTTCCGGCGGCACGCTCGGTGCGGCCGACCTGCGCGTGGCACAACTGCCTGCCGCCCTGCGCCCGCGGGGCGCGCTGAGCGTTCCGGAGGCCGCCGCTGGCCGGGTGCTCGCCGGTGCCGCCAGGGCGGGTGAGCCGATCACCGACGCCCGGCTGGTGGACCCGGCCGCCGCGACTCCCGGCACCTCCACGGTCCCGGTCCGGCTCGCCGACGCGGGGGTGGCCGAACTGCTGCATCCCGGCCGCAGGGTCGATGTCGTCACGGTCGGCCCCGGCGAGGAGGGGCGGCGGGTGCTGCCCCGCCCCGCCACGGTGCTCACCGTGCTGGCCACGGGCGACCGGTCACGGGACGGACCGGCGCGGTCCGGGGAAGGCCCGCTGGTGCTGCTGTCCGTGCCGGTGGCGGACGCGACCCGGCTCGCGGCCGTGTCGCTGGCTCACCCGGTAGCCATTACCCTCCGGTAG